In the genome of Microcoleus vaginatus PCC 9802, the window ACTCAATTGGGCCGCGTTTCCCGAAGCGGATTTGGGCGGTGCTAATCTTCAAGGAGTTAAATCTGACCAAATTAATTTTGCCGGGGCTAAACTCGACGGCGCGAAGTTGATGGCGGCGGAATTGATGGAGGCCAATCTCAACCGCGCCAGTCTTGTTGGTGCTAATTTAACGGGCGCTAATTTGCGGGAAGCGCATTTAGTGGAAGCGAATTTGCGATCGGCAATTTTAATCGGTGTAAATTTGATTGAATCTGACTTAAATGGCGCTCAAATGCGATCGGCAAATCTGACGGGCGCTGACTTGCACCGAGCTGTGCTGGCGGGGGCGGATTTGACTGAGGCGGTGCTGGATAACGCTGATTTGAGTCGAGCTAATCTGGCGGGTTCTTATTTATTGAAAGCGAGTTTTAAGAAGGCACTTTTGCTGCGAGCTAACCTGCAAGGAGTGTATTTGCTGCGGGCGGATTTGAGCGAAGCTAATTTACGCAGTGCAGATTTGCGGAAAGCTGATTTGAGCGGCGCTTATTTGATGGATGCGATGTTGGGTGAGGCGGATTTAAGAGAAGCTTGTTTGATTGAGTGCCGTTTGATTCGGACGAATTTGGAGGCGGCCCAGCTTACGGGTTGCTGCATTCAAAATTGGCAAGTTCAAGATGTCGATCTGTCGAGAGTTGACTGCAGCTATGTTTTTACTCAGTTTGATTATAGTGCGAAAGTTGCGGCAAATCGCTTGCCGATCGATCGCGATTTTGAGTCTGGGGAATTGGGGCGGCAGCATCAAGAGGACAGTTCTATTGTAAAGGTGTGTTTTGCCCAATCTCCTAATTGGGAGGCTTTGGTTTTTACGATGCGTCGGGTGGAGTTGGAGAGCCGCGAACTTAAGTTGAACGTTCAATTTTTTGAGTCGGCGGGAGAACAAAGTTTACTGAGGCTGAGTGCGAACCGTTTGGTGAACGGCAAGATTTTGGGCGATCGCATTTTGGAGCTTTATCCAGATATGTTGGAAAAGGTTTTAGCCAAGGACGCTGAAATTTTGAGTTTGCTCGACTTGGCTATTCCTAGTAACAGTGTGGAGCCGAGTCACAAGGAAATATTGCTCAGAAGACAGGAAATCTACCAGCGGATGGTCCGCCAAATTTCGTTTATTTTGATGTCTCAGACGCCGGATAAATTCTCCGAAAGCGTGCAGCGGCTGTTGGAGTATTTGAAGCAGCAAGGTATCCCGACAGAGCAGATTCAAAAGAAAGTCATCAGTCAGGCGATCGTACAGCGGGCAAAGCAAGATCCGGCTTTTCGGGAACAGTTGCTCAGGTGGGAGAAAACGGCGTCCGATCGCGTTCGTTGTTCGATGATGGGGGAAGCGGTGCGGTATGCGATCGCCCTTTTAATCGATGATTAACAGTTAAGTGTTAACCCTTGAAGCCGCAGAGTGGCTAATACCCGCACTGGCCCTTCTGCGTCGGAAACTGCAAGCATGGTGCAGCGGGCCAAGCAATACCAAGTTTTTGGGGAACAGTTGCTCAAGTGGGAGAAAACGGCTTCGGATTGCGATCGTTGTTCGCTAATGGGGGAAGCGGTGCGGTATGCGATCGCCCTTTTGGGGGAATGAATAGACATAGAAGTCAAAAGCCAGTCCAGGGAGGGCCGGATGCCTGTCCCACAATAATTATTGGAGATGTATAGTGATAAGATTCTGGAGGTTTTACCCAAAAGAAGGCTGCGTGAGTTATAACGATAATTTAGGAATTGAACAACAGCGACTTAGACATTATGAGGACAGTGATTATCCATGTGTCAGTTTTGTAAAAATTCTCGAAGTTAGCAGAGTTTGGGGTGGAGAATTTGAAACTGCGGTGAGGGGCGTAGATTTTGAGGAAATAGAAGTTGTTAAACAAAGTACCTAAAAATGGCTAAATCAAAAAGTAAGTATGACAGCTAAAACCTCATAAATGTTAGTTAGTTTCCCTAAAAGCGCCCTTCTTCCCTCTTTCTTTCCTCCTATATAGGCCGTCACGATAGCAATCAACCCGTTTTAGCAATAGCATAGGCAAAATATACAATTGCCACCGAAATGATGAGTTTGAGCCAGAAGGCCAAACTGTCCCACGCAAAACCCTGAAGAATCCACCAAATCCATAGAAATACAATGCACAAGGCTAACAACAACAGCAATGGCGCTAAGTAGGGGGCCATTCGCGAAATCAATTTAAACTTGGCTGAAACTTGCTCGATTGTGAGGAGATTCGGGGGATAAGAGCGATCTCCATCCAATATGAATGCAAGAATACTGGTATGGTTTTCCTGATCAAGAGGCTCTCCATGCCCTCCGTTGTAATAGCAGACCTCTTGTGTACGATCATCATCGAAATAGAAACCGTCAAATCCACCAGTACCAATATCTTTCATTCCAAGTCCACGTAAACCACTGCACAGAATTCCCACTGGCCAATCCCAACAACTTCTGTCATTCCGAAACTCCCTAAGCTGACCTAAATCAAAGCGCTCTTGCCAAGGATACTCACGAGGTCAAACACTACCTGCCAAGTAGATTCGATTAAATCTCATAGCTGACACTCTTTTCAAACTTTCTCCAAGAATGTATGTACCGTTGCTATGACCAATGAAAAGGAATTCTGTCTTGGGATTTAAGGCAAAGCGATAACTGTACTGATCTTGAAACCAGCGAATATTCTGCCGCCTGAGCCAGGGAAAGAAAAAATTAAAAGCAGAAAAATAACCATATGTAGAGCGCACTACTGTAATTTTTCCCTGGGTAAGATTCCTAATCTTATCTTCCAACTGGCTAGCCCAACCACTGTTACTATCGCGTATACCATGTATGACAAAAACAGTTGTGGTTTCAAATGCGCTTTCTGTAGGGTTAACCATAACACCATCCCTGAGTTCAGAGGGAATTTGCTCGGGTTTTTGAGGCTCGCATTGTAAAATGGCCCACTTCAGGAATTTATAGCGTAGATTCCATTCTTCACTTGCTTCACTATTGCGTCCTTTAGGACGGTAAAGATTGTCATGGTTTACATCAGCAATATCAAACTGAACACCGTTAGGAAATTGCTGAATATCAATGCTATCTTCTCTCTGGACAATACCATCTTCAGTGCCAAGAATCTGAATCATCATTATCGGTTCTGCACCCTGGAAGCTTGAAAAATAGCGAATCCAAGCGATCCGTAAGTTGGTAACAAAAGCAGATCCCTGAACGGTATCGCGTAAATTTGGGAACCAGCCCGTTGCGCTTGACCAATCTACGACTGCTGATACCAAGAAATTATTAGCTTTAAATCCTCGGTTGGTCGATGCAAGTAGAACAAAGCGACTAACTTTTCCCACCCAAGGAATTGCACTTTTGACACTTCCGGGGTAAGCTCCAGCCGCTACTAAATAAGCTTGTCTTACAATTAGCCCGCCAATGCTATGACCAATGCAAATAATATCGTCAAAAGGTTCACCGCTAACAACGGCTGCCTGCCAATGCTGCTCAATTTTAGATTTCAATTCAAGCGATAGTGTTTCAATTGATTTAGTAAAGAACTTACTAAAGGCATGAAAATTCCAAAATCCACAATGATTAAAAGTTAACCACTTGCTGCCGGCTATTAAATCTTCTTCATGTAGTTGGTTTAGTAGAGGTCGCCATTTTTGAGGCGATCCATCAGTCCCAGTGGCCAATACAATTAATCGCTTCATATGCTCAGCTTCTAATTAAGTAAGGTTAATTACATTACATAACAAGTTCTAACACCCGTTTACAGTGTATAAAACTGTAAACATTCGATCCATAAACTTACGCTTTTCTACAGGCTATACCGCTTCCCGGCGCCAACCCTCTTGGCTACCAAAGTAAACCCATCCATCCCATCAAAGCACCGACACCCAACGTCGTCAATAGGATACCCGTTACAACCGCCAAAGAACGTGCAGATGTCGCCACCCTTCTCATTTTCGTCGGACGCACTAAAGAATTCACAGCCTGAGCAATCTGCCCCTTTTGTTTCTCAACTGCCACCCGTTCGTAAGTCGCCAGAGTCTTATTAATCCGCGCTAAAAAGCGAGCATCGCACGCTAACTCTTGAGCAAGGGTGGAAGAGCAGGCATGATTAATTTTCCGAGGTGTCTAAAGGATTGTTTCCACTTACCAGTCTTGGCTGCGGAGCCGGCGATCGGCTAAGGCCCGGATTTGCTCGTCGGCGTCGGAAACGGAAAGCGATCGCAACAAAGGCACAACTCCGGGATTTTCGGGATAATGTTCGATAATCGCTTCAAGTGCTGTAAATCGGGGATTGTAAGGAAAAGAACCGTTTTGATTGTCAACATCGCTCAAAGCTCGATCGCGCAAAAATTCAAACATTCCCGGCTCGTCTTTCCATCCCCGCATTAACTCTACCAGGGCGATCGCCCGCACCTGCGAATCTTCATCTTTTTGAGCTCTACTTTTGACCCACTCGAAAGTTTGAGACTGATTTGTCCACCCACGCGCTAACTTTTGCAAAGCCATTTGCCTGACAGCCGGAGTCTCATCGCCCTCTGCTTTAGCCTCCAGCAGCATCCAAGTTTCAGGATTGTCTGGCCAGTTGTAAGCAAGTTCAAGCACCGCCGCTTGCCGCACCAGCGCTTCCCCAGAATCGAGCTCAATTTTCAGCCAAGGCAAGGTTTCTGGGTGGTCGGGCCAGCGCCGCACGATCGCCCGTACTAGCACGCTCAGCAGGTGAGAATCATACTCACACTCTACCCGGCTTTTGAGGAAAGGCAGTGTCTCGCCGCGGTGAGACCAGCGTTTTGCGATCTCTTCCACGGCAGTTTCTCGGACGTTGAGGTGTCTGTCTGACTCGGCGAGATTTTGCAACCAAGCAAAGACTTCGAGACTGGCTGACCCCAGTGCGGCGACAGCTTCCACTACTACTTGCCGCACAGTCCAGTAATCCTCGGAATCAGCTATTTTTTGCAGCAGGGGCAGGGTTTCTGGGTGGTCGGGCCAACCTGCGGCTATCTGTTTTAGGGCTATTTCGCGCAGGTCGGCGTCGCTATCGCCCAATGCTATATTTTTCAAAAAAGTCAGAGTTTCGGGGTTCCCCGGCCAGCCAAAGGCAATTGCTTGGACTGCTGCGCGCCGGACGCTCGAACTCGGGTCGGACTCGGCTTTAGTTTTCAGCAGCGGGTAAATGTCGGGCTCGCCGGGCCAGTGCGAGGCCAATTCTTCTAAGGCTGCTGTCCGCACTTCTTTGCTGCTGTCGGATTCAGCTAGGGTTTTCAGTAAGAGGCAAACGTCTGCCGCGGCGGGCCAGCGCGCTGCCAACTCCCGCACCGCTACTGTTCGCAGGATAGAACTTCCTGTCTGGGCAAGGTTTTTGAGCAGGGAGGCCGTGCCTAAAAGGCTGTGCCAACCTTTGGCTATTCCTTGCCACGCTGCGACTCGCACTCCCAAATTTTCGTCGGATTCGGCGGCGGTTCTCAGCATCAGCAAGGTATCTGTGCGATCGGGCCAATTAGAGGCCAACTGTTCGAGTGCTGCGGTGCGGACTGCGGGACTTTGATCAAACTGAGCCAGGGCAGCCAGCAGCGGCCAGGTATCGCTCGTGTCTGGCCAACCAGAAGCCATTTCTCGCACACAGGTCGATCGCACTGCCCAGCTTCCATCGGATTTGACGAGGTTTTTGAGCATCAGGTAAATTTCTGGCTGGTCTGGCCAACCACGGGCTATTGCTTCGACTGCTGTGGCTCGGACTTCGCCGCAGTCACTGGAGTGAGCGAGTATTTTCAGCCAAGGTAGGGTTTGCGGGTCGTTTTTCCAAGTTTGGGCGATCGCCGCGATCGATCGATTGCGAATTTGATAAGTTTCCTGCAATTCTTGAGCGCTTTGATAAAGAATCAGGAAACCCGTACCGTATTGCGATAACTTTTTTAAAGCGTTTAACAGTTTTTTTTCGGTTTTTTTATTAACATCATTTTTAACTTTTAACAGGCATTGCGCTGCTAAAAACAAATTAATAAATTTTTCTTGTTGACCGTTTTGAGCTGTGAGATATTCAATAATTTTGCTGGCTGTTTCTTTGTCGAGCTTAGCTGCAATTTCTCTGAGGACTTCGTGCAAAGATTCGTCCCGCCAGTGCTGGCCGAAAACTTCTATGTTGAGATCGCCCCAAGTCAGTTGACCGATTGTGAGTTGGGTATAAATTAACTCTGCTACAGTCTGGGGATTATTTTCGGAAACAAGTTTTTTTAACAACATACCGATACCCTGCCCCTGAAGTTTGTTTGTATTGACAATCCTCGCCTCAGCTCCGATATTAGTGGAGATTTTTTTGAGCGAGCCGCGAGTATGGAACCAATCGACTCTATTTTAGACGAAAAATACGGAGTCGGGAGGGCCCCAATGCAAAATCCGCCAGCACCCGCAGGAATGTTAGGTGGTGGCGGATGGCGATCGAATAATTAAGCCAGTGAATCTAACTAACAGCTACTTGGACGCGATCGGCTACAACCCGAACCGCAAAAGTAGGAATCTTTACCGTTTCATCGTCCAGACATTGCCCGGTAGTCAGACTAAAGTTTTGTTTGTAAATGGGAGAAGCAACTTTGAGAGTGCCGTTGCGATCGCCCACAATTCCCCGCGACAAAACAAAAGCTTTGCTAAACGGGTCGTAATTGCTAAGCGCATAAACTTCCTGCCCGTTTCCCACTCGGAAAATCGCCACTTGTTCGCCTTTAACTAAAGCGCAAACTCCAGTATAAGGGGCGATCGCATGCAGAGAACACACATCTACCCAAGTTGTTACTGTATCGGAAACCGATAATGATTGAACCATTTTGTTTTCCTGTTAATTTACTTCAATCTCGTTCCCAGCCGGAGACTGGAAACCTAGGTTTTGAGGCTATGCCTCACGGTTCGAGGATGCCTCGCCTCGCGGAAGGAGGCAGAGCCTCCCGGAATTCATTCCCAGGAAGAGCCTGGGAAGAGGTGATCTTGCTGCCTCCCCTTAGCAAGGGGAGGGCTGGGGAGAAGTTATTCCGAAACTCCCGCCAGAGCCTTTTCATGTTCGTTAGCCGGCCGCGTTTGTCCTCGTTCTGCAACACGAACAATACTCGGATCGGGCAAATCGGAATTCACAAAATGCTGGAACCGCTGCACCTTGTGTGGGTCTTCAATCGTCGTTTTCCACTCACATTGATAAGTATTCACTAAATGTTCCATCTGCCCTTCTAATTCCGCACAAATGCCCAGAGAATCCTCAATTATCACCTGTTTCAAGTATTCAATCCCGCCCTCAAGTTTGTTCAACCAAGTAGCAGTGCGTTCTAATCTGTCGGCGGTGCGGATGTAAAAAACCAAGAATCGATCGATATACTTAATCAGCGTTTCCTTATCGATATCCGTCGCCAGCAAAACCGCGTGCTGTGGCTTAATTCCCCCGTTGCCGCACACGTACAAATTCCAACCATTCTCTGTCGCAATTATCCCAAAATCCTTGCTTTGAGCTTCCGCGCATTCGCGAGTGCAGCCAGAGACAGCAGATTTGAGCTTGTGGGGCGATCGCAAACCACGATACCGCAATTCAACCTCGATCGCCAAACTCGTTGAATCCTGCACCCCAAAGCGGCACCAAGTGCTGCCAACACAAGATTTTACAGTACGCAGAGCCTTACCGTAAGCGTGTCCCGACTCAAATCCCGCATCAATCAACCGACGCCAAATATGGGGCAATTGATCCACGCGAGCTCCAAACAAATCAATCCGTTGCCCGCCAGTAATCTTAGTATAAAGCCCAAAATCCCTGGCAACTTCTCCCAAAACAATCAACTTATCGGGAGTAATTTCTCCCCCCGGTATTCGGGGCACCACCGAATAAGTACCGTCGCGCTGAATGTTTGCCAAAAAGTAATCGTTTGTATCTTGCAAAGCGACGTGAGACTTCTCTAAAATATGGTCATTCCAAGTAGAAGCCAGCATCGAAGAAACAGTGGGTTTGCAAATTTCACAGCCCTTACCTTTGCCGTGTCTTTCAATCAACTCCTCAAAGGTTTTAATTTCTTGAGAGCGCACCAAATGGTACAATTCTTGACGCGAATATTCAAAATGTTCGCAGAGATGATTTTTGACGGCGAACCCAGCTTTTTTCATCTCCGCCTTGAAGATATCCGTCACCAAAGGCACGCAGCCACCGCAGCCCGTCCCAGCTTGAGTGCATTTCTTGACGCTGGCAACATCGGTTAAATTGCGATCGCGAATCGCTTCACAAATCTGCCCTTTGGTAACATTATTGCAAGAACAAATTTGAGCCGAATCCGGCAAACTGTCTACTCCGAAGCCTGCCACTGCTCCCCCTTCTCGCGGCGGCATTAACAAATCTTCAGGATGCGGCGGCAGAGCAATTTCATTTTGCATGAATTGCAGCAAAGTTCCGTAAGCCGAAGCATCTCCCACGAGAATTCCGCCTAAAATTCGGCTGCCGTCTTGATTTAAAACTAATTTTTTGTAAATGCCTTGGAAGGTGTCAGCAACAACAATTTCTTTAGCATCGCCCGACTTGGGAAAAGGATCTCCAAAACTAGCGACATCCACCCCTAATAATTTGAGTTTAGTGGACATATCCGCACCTGTAAAAGTGCTTGTAGTAGAGGGGGCATCCTGCCGGCAATCGGCTGCACGGCTCAAAATATCTGCTGCTACGCTTGCCATTGTATACCCAGGCGCAACTAAGCCGTAGATGCGATTTTGATACAGCGCGCATTCTCCGATCGCATAAATGTCAGGATCGGAGGTTTGGCAGCTATCATTAATCACAATGCCACCGCGTTCTCCTACTTCTATACCGGAACTTCTGGCAATTTCGTCGCGGGGGCGAATGCCCGCAGAAAACACTATCATATCTGTTGCCAATTCCGAACCGTCAGCAAACAGCATTTTAGTAACTTTGCCATCTTCGCTGACAATTTCTGTGGTAGATTTGCTGGTATGAACCGAAACCCCCAACTCTTCTATTTTGCTGCGGAGAATTGCACCGCCAATTTCGTCAACTTGCACGGGCATCAGCCGCGATGCAAACTCAACAACGTGAGTTTTTAAACCCATATTTTGCAGAGCATTAGCACACTCTAGACCTAACAAACCGCCGCCAATTACTACTCCTGTTTGGCAATTTTTAGCGTAATCTAACATCGCTTCTAGGTCGTCAATTGTCCGGTAAACAAAAGTTCCTGTAGCGTCTTTGCCTTTAATTGATGGCACAAATGGATAGGAACCGGTCGCGAGAACAATTTTGTCGTAGGGAACTTCTAAACCGTTGGCTGAAGAGACTATTTTGTGTTCCCGGTTAATGGCGACTGCTTTGTCGCCGATGTAAATTTGGATGCCGTTTTCTTGATAAAATCCCGGTGCAACTAAAGATAAATCTCCCGCTGTTTTGCCCGAGAAAAATCCGCTGAGGTTTACGCGATCGTAAGCAACGCGCGGTTCTTCACAAAAAGTAATTAAATTCCAGTGTTTGGCAGCATCTGAGCTGACCATTAACTCTAGGAACTTGTGACCTACCATGCCATTGCCGATTACAATGAGGTTTTTTTTGGCTGTCATTAGAATCTCTTTTATCCCGTTTATCAGTCGTTGGGTTTATTAATATAAGACTTTATTGTAAACTTTTGTACTTATATATACCAAAAATGGATGTTTATGCAATTGTCGAATACTCCCGATTGCATTTTTGCATGGCATGATGTGTGCGATCGACTTAAGTAGGTGCGTCAGTCGATTTTAGATTTTAGATTTACTCGACAGTTAAGTATGGTGCGTCAGCTAAGTGTTTTTGACAAAACGATTAATATTTTTACTGTGACGCACCTTACAGTTTTCTAATTTTTAATTATTATTTAAGCGCCCATGCCCGAATACTGCTTCAAGCCCTGCCGCCAAAGCCAGCGATTCCACACAAAAAACACCGCACTCCAACCCAACATTACCAACAAACCGCGGCCTACATCTACGGGCAATCCTATCAAGATTGAAGCAGGAAAATGAATCAAATAAGGAAAAGGCGTCCACAAAACTACTTCGCGCACGGGTGCGGGAAACACTTCTAGCGGCGCGATAAGTCCCGATAAAAACAGGTAAATTAGAAACCAGAATTGCTCGATCGCACTTGCCCTTTCCAGCCAAAAAGCAAACAGCGCAAAGGTATACTGTATCAAGAAGCGCAAGCAAAAAGCCAAGACGACAACCAACAAAAACAGCAAAAACCTGCCCAAACTCGGCAGCCAAAAAGACTGCGGGTAAAGTGCAAAAAACAGCAGCGCTAATCCGCATACAAACGGCAGCCTCGCAAACCTTTCGGAAACGTGAGATGCGAAGTGGTGCCATACGGGATCGAGAGGCTGCAACAATCTATTAGATAGCCGGCCTTGCACTACTTCCTTTTCAAACTCCCAAATCACCCACACTACATTTGTTTGCCTGACAATGAAAGCGGCTAAGAAATAACGGGCAAAGTCGATCGAATTCAGCCCAAATTGACCAGTTTCGGCCGCCTGCATCCAGACACCCATCAAGATAAACGGCAAAGCTCCCGACAGGGCCCACAAAAACAATTCGGCCCGGTATTCGAGCATATAAGCGTAGTAGGTAACTAGCAAAGTTTTAGCAATTTTGATGGATTTTGTCATATCAATTTTAGATTTAATTTTTCGGTGTTAGCAACGGGCAAGATGCCCGTTCCACAAAACATTAAAACTTTAGCGGAACAGATATCTTGCCTGTTATGGAGAATGAACCCAGCCAAAAACGTTACACTTTTCCCGTGCGAAAAACGCGACCGATTACCTCTTCAATGGGCGGATCGGTAACTGTCAAATCTATCACTTCCAACTCCGCCAAAATCTTCGCCACACTCATCGTCAACTCTTCCCTTTTCACCAAAAACCGCACCGATTGTCCCTCAATAGATTCTACCTCCCCGTAAGCAAAAGCACTATCTTTTGCCAGCGGCTTAGCTAATTTTACCTGAACTTCCCGATAAGGTGCAAACCTGTCGAGCAATCCGTCTAAACTGCCATCATAAACTAATTGCCCTTCATGGATTAACAAAACGCGCTTGCACAAAGCAGTAATGTCAGCCATGTAGTGGCTCGTCAACAGCACTGTTGCTTGATAGCGCTCGTTATATTCTCGCAGAAATTGCCTGACGCTAAACTGTGCGTTTATATCCAAACCTAAAGTCGGTTCATCTAAAAATAATACTTCCGGCTGGTGCAGCAGCGCCGCCATCAATTCAGCTTTCATGCGTTCGCCTAAAGAAAGCTTTCGTACCGCCTGATTTAACTTGCCTTCTAGTGACAGCATCTCTGTCAATTCTCCGACTCGCCGCCGATAATCTGTGTCGGGAATGCCGTAGACAGCGGCATTGATTCGCAGAGAGTCAAGCACTGGTAAATCCCAAATTAACTGTTGTTTCTGCCCCATCACTAAGGTGATTCTTTGGAGAAAATCTGCTTCGCGACGAAAAGGAGTGCGATCGCACACTCTCACAGTACCAGCCGAGGGATAAATCAAACCAGTCAGCATTTTCAGCGTAGTAGTTTTGCCCGCACCGTTAGCACCGAGA includes:
- a CDS encoding histidine kinase; the encoded protein is MLLKKLVSENNPQTVAELIYTQLTIGQLTWGDLNIEVFGQHWRDESLHEVLREIAAKLDKETASKIIEYLTAQNGQQEKFINLFLAAQCLLKVKNDVNKKTEKKLLNALKKLSQYGTGFLILYQSAQELQETYQIRNRSIAAIAQTWKNDPQTLPWLKILAHSSDCGEVRATAVEAIARGWPDQPEIYLMLKNLVKSDGSWAVRSTCVREMASGWPDTSDTWPLLAALAQFDQSPAVRTAALEQLASNWPDRTDTLLMLRTAAESDENLGVRVAAWQGIAKGWHSLLGTASLLKNLAQTGSSILRTVAVRELAARWPAAADVCLLLKTLAESDSSKEVRTAALEELASHWPGEPDIYPLLKTKAESDPSSSVRRAAVQAIAFGWPGNPETLTFLKNIALGDSDADLREIALKQIAAGWPDHPETLPLLQKIADSEDYWTVRQVVVEAVAALGSASLEVFAWLQNLAESDRHLNVRETAVEEIAKRWSHRGETLPFLKSRVECEYDSHLLSVLVRAIVRRWPDHPETLPWLKIELDSGEALVRQAAVLELAYNWPDNPETWMLLEAKAEGDETPAVRQMALQKLARGWTNQSQTFEWVKSRAQKDEDSQVRAIALVELMRGWKDEPGMFEFLRDRALSDVDNQNGSFPYNPRFTALEAIIEHYPENPGVVPLLRSLSVSDADEQIRALADRRLRSQDW
- a CDS encoding multidrug ABC transporter permease, with the protein product MTKSIKIAKTLLVTYYAYMLEYRAELFLWALSGALPFILMGVWMQAAETGQFGLNSIDFARYFLAAFIVRQTNVVWVIWEFEKEVVQGRLSNRLLQPLDPVWHHFASHVSERFARLPFVCGLALLFFALYPQSFWLPSLGRFLLFLLVVVLAFCLRFLIQYTFALFAFWLERASAIEQFWFLIYLFLSGLIAPLEVFPAPVREVVLWTPFPYLIHFPASILIGLPVDVGRGLLVMLGWSAVFFVWNRWLWRQGLKQYSGMGA
- a CDS encoding ATP-binding cassette domain-containing protein; translation: MPIILVEDLSKVYPVAIKEPGLKGTVRHFFSRTYRNIKAVEGVSFSIEPGEVVGFLGANGAGKTTTLKMLTGLIYPSAGTVRVCDRTPFRREADFLQRITLVMGQKQQLIWDLPVLDSLRINAAVYGIPDTDYRRRVGELTEMLSLEGKLNQAVRKLSLGERMKAELMAALLHQPEVLFLDEPTLGLDINAQFSVRQFLREYNERYQATVLLTSHYMADITALCKRVLLIHEGQLVYDGSLDGLLDRFAPYREVQVKLAKPLAKDSAFAYGEVESIEGQSVRFLVKREELTMSVAKILAELEVIDLTVTDPPIEEVIGRVFRTGKV
- the nirD gene encoding nitrite reductase (NAD(P)H) small subunit, whose amino-acid sequence is MVQSLSVSDTVTTWVDVCSLHAIAPYTGVCALVKGEQVAIFRVGNGQEVYALSNYDPFSKAFVLSRGIVGDRNGTLKVASPIYKQNFSLTTGQCLDDETVKIPTFAVRVVADRVQVAVS
- a CDS encoding nitrite reductase large subunit → MTAKKNLIVIGNGMVGHKFLELMVSSDAAKHWNLITFCEEPRVAYDRVNLSGFFSGKTAGDLSLVAPGFYQENGIQIYIGDKAVAINREHKIVSSANGLEVPYDKIVLATGSYPFVPSIKGKDATGTFVYRTIDDLEAMLDYAKNCQTGVVIGGGLLGLECANALQNMGLKTHVVEFASRLMPVQVDEIGGAILRSKIEELGVSVHTSKSTTEIVSEDGKVTKMLFADGSELATDMIVFSAGIRPRDEIARSSGIEVGERGGIVINDSCQTSDPDIYAIGECALYQNRIYGLVAPGYTMASVAADILSRAADCRQDAPSTTSTFTGADMSTKLKLLGVDVASFGDPFPKSGDAKEIVVADTFQGIYKKLVLNQDGSRILGGILVGDASAYGTLLQFMQNEIALPPHPEDLLMPPREGGAVAGFGVDSLPDSAQICSCNNVTKGQICEAIRDRNLTDVASVKKCTQAGTGCGGCVPLVTDIFKAEMKKAGFAVKNHLCEHFEYSRQELYHLVRSQEIKTFEELIERHGKGKGCEICKPTVSSMLASTWNDHILEKSHVALQDTNDYFLANIQRDGTYSVVPRIPGGEITPDKLIVLGEVARDFGLYTKITGGQRIDLFGARVDQLPHIWRRLIDAGFESGHAYGKALRTVKSCVGSTWCRFGVQDSTSLAIEVELRYRGLRSPHKLKSAVSGCTRECAEAQSKDFGIIATENGWNLYVCGNGGIKPQHAVLLATDIDKETLIKYIDRFLVFYIRTADRLERTATWLNKLEGGIEYLKQVIIEDSLGICAELEGQMEHLVNTYQCEWKTTIEDPHKVQRFQHFVNSDLPDPSIVRVAERGQTRPANEHEKALAGVSE
- a CDS encoding low-complexity protein, with amino-acid sequence MQTQEFLQRYQQGERNFGHIDLSGASLSGVNLREIDLTGANLTGANLSWSFLSNAKLIGACLRRADLRSAGLSGANLSGANLSGANLAKADLRLACLAAAELNWAAFPEADLGGANLQGVKSDQINFAGAKLDGAKLMAAELMEANLNRASLVGANLTGANLREAHLVEANLRSAILIGVNLIESDLNGAQMRSANLTGADLHRAVLAGADLTEAVLDNADLSRANLAGSYLLKASFKKALLLRANLQGVYLLRADLSEANLRSADLRKADLSGAYLMDAMLGEADLREACLIECRLIRTNLEAAQLTGCCIQNWQVQDVDLSRVDCSYVFTQFDYSAKVAANRLPIDRDFESGELGRQHQEDSSIVKVCFAQSPNWEALVFTMRRVELESRELKLNVQFFESAGEQSLLRLSANRLVNGKILGDRILELYPDMLEKVLAKDAEILSLLDLAIPSNSVEPSHKEILLRRQEIYQRMVRQISFILMSQTPDKFSESVQRLLEYLKQQGIPTEQIQKKVISQAIVQRAKQDPAFREQLLRWEKTASDRVRCSMMGEAVRYAIALLIDD